Part of the Roseofilum capinflatum BLCC-M114 genome, TTCGGGCAGTCATGCGCCGTCGGCAAAGCTATGCACAATCGATTTTAATTTGGGGAGACTTATCCTTAAATCCGAAAACCTGTGAGGTCATCTATCAGAAACAACCTCTTTCTCTCTCAGCAAAGGAATATAGTTTACTAGAATTATTTTTACGCCATCCCCAAAGAATTTTTAGTAGTAGTAGTATTTTAGATTATTTATGGGCATTTCCCGATAGTCCAGGGGAAGAAACGGTGCGGGCCCATGTGAAGCGTCTGCGACGCAAGTTAAAAGGTGTGGGAGCAGAAGGACTGATTGAAACCATTTATGGCATGGGTTATCGCCTAAAAGCCTTACCCCCTAAAGATCCAGAGGAGGAAATTCCTGTCACTCCTGTGTCCCCAGAACCCGCACCGCAGAAACTAGAGACTCCAGAAGCTGAAACTCAGGCGGCGATCGCCGAATTATGGGACTCATTTAAGGGGCCGATCCTAGAGCGGTTAGCCCTGCTAGAGGATGCGATCGCTGGCTTAGAACAGGGGCAACTCTCAGAACAGATGCGTGAGGATGCAAGAAGCGCAGCCCACAAATTAGTGGGATCTTTGGGGATGTTTGGCTATCCCCAAGGCTCAGAACTGGCTCGCTCAATGGAAATGATGTTCCTATCCGAGGACTATAGCCATCAGGGGAGCGAGTTGCGATCGCATCTGGCACAACTGCAAGCCCTGATCGTATCTCCTGAGCAAGAAACCCCTGTACCACCACAACAGCAGGAAGGCAGATCTGGCGATCTCCCCGATCGCCAGGACTCGGATCTTCCCGCTCCCTTAGTTGTCCTTGCTGTAGACGATGACCCCTTAATTCACAAACGCCTCACCACCTGCCTCCCTCCCTGGGGCATTGACATTACCCCTTTGGGAGACCCCAATAACTTTTGGCAAACCCTAAAGCAAGTCCAGCCCCATCTGCTGATTTTAGATATCGATATGCCCGATATCACCGGCCTAGAGTTGTGTGAAGCCGTTCGTAACGATCCCGATTGGAATAGCTTACCCATTCTCTTTTTAACCAGCTACAACGACCCAGAAACCGTGAATCGTCTGTATTCTCTGGGGGCAGATGATTATGTGAATAAAACCGCAACCGATCCCGAATTAGTCACCCGCATCTTAAACCGTCTAGAACGATATCAACTGCTTCACTCTCGTTTAAACCTGTCTCCCCAGATCGATCCAGAGGATGAATTAACCCAAGTGATTCGCCGCTATCCGGCTTGGAGCCAACTCGAACATCAGCTCGAAAGATGCCATCAAGATCGCCAATCCCTAGCTGTGATCCTATTGGATGTGGATCGCTTTGGGCAGATTAATCAACAGGGAGGCTATCGATTAGGCGATCGCGTCCTGCAAAATATTGCCCAAATTTTACGGGAACAAGTCCCCCCAGAAACCCTAATTACCCGATGGGGCAACGATCAATTTTTATTAGCCGTTCCCGGAATCAATCCCCGACAAACCGAGCGATTAATCCAGCAAATCCTCACCCAAGTGGATCAGATCGATATCAGGAGTTTAAGACCGATTAAAATTACCCTCAGTAGCGGCTCTGCCCAATTTCCAGATCACGGTCAAGAATTAGAGCAACTCTGTCAGAAAGCAGAACGAGCCATGAATTTAGCCCGAAAAAACGGGGGCTAGAGGCCCTAGTGATATTATGTCCGGCTAAACAGTTGTCATTGCGACCGGAGGGAAGCAATCGCCAAATCTCCCGATATTGCTGAGATTGCTTCATTCCACTTTCGGCTGTCGCCGACATGCACGTTCCATTCGCAATGACATATTGTAGCTGATTATTCGGACTTGATATGAGTAATGAGTAAGCATCTAAGCCATACAAGCTTTTGCCTTTTGCCTTTTGCCTCTTGCCTAGCGCGAAGCACTGTAATTGTTAATTGATATTAAACTTTCTGGTGTGAGGTTTCCAGTAGCTCCTCAACAGCAGTACCCCTCTGCAATTCTTCCCATTGACCATCAATCGGTTGATACTGGCAGTAACAGATCACAATTCGTTCATCCGTATCAAAGCTGGCAAATTGGCAAACCTGTACCACCTTCCATTCACCCTCACGTCCGTGAGTTACACCATTACCCGGATCGCTGACATTCATATACTCTCTAACGCGATCGCCCACTTTGGGAATTTCTACACTGCTGGAATAATGCCACTCTTCAGCCAGAATACTGGTTAAA contains:
- a CDS encoding response regulator, producing the protein MRILVTEDDPILAPMLKKALTHQHHVVDIADDGQLGWEYADALTYDLILLDIDLPKLDGLNLCRRLRQEGYQGAIILLTAKHQSTDKVKGLDAGADDYVVKPCTLEELNARIRAVMRRRQSYAQSILIWGDLSLNPKTCEVIYQKQPLSLSAKEYSLLELFLRHPQRIFSSSSILDYLWAFPDSPGEETVRAHVKRLRRKLKGVGAEGLIETIYGMGYRLKALPPKDPEEEIPVTPVSPEPAPQKLETPEAETQAAIAELWDSFKGPILERLALLEDAIAGLEQGQLSEQMREDARSAAHKLVGSLGMFGYPQGSELARSMEMMFLSEDYSHQGSELRSHLAQLQALIVSPEQETPVPPQQQEGRSGDLPDRQDSDLPAPLVVLAVDDDPLIHKRLTTCLPPWGIDITPLGDPNNFWQTLKQVQPHLLILDIDMPDITGLELCEAVRNDPDWNSLPILFLTSYNDPETVNRLYSLGADDYVNKTATDPELVTRILNRLERYQLLHSRLNLSPQIDPEDELTQVIRRYPAWSQLEHQLERCHQDRQSLAVILLDVDRFGQINQQGGYRLGDRVLQNIAQILREQVPPETLITRWGNDQFLLAVPGINPRQTERLIQQILTQVDQIDIRSLRPIKITLSSGSAQFPDHGQELEQLCQKAERAMNLARKNGG